ATAGTAGATATTCACAAGTGATAGGTTTTCGAACGGTGGTGGTAGAGGTCGTGGCAACTGGGGTGGGAAAAGATGGTGAAACCTATTTTTTGTTCAACATGGGGAGCATAACTGCATGAGGCTTCAATGGAGATGACTAGTTCAATATGGTGAAGCTGACAGGAATGTTCAATTTGTTCAAAATGATAAGCTTCAACAGCATGAAGCTTAGTTGCGACTGAAGTTCATTTGTTTTGGAGGATTCAAGTTCAGATGAGCTCAATGTGTCCTCAATCCATTAACATAATTTGTTTTAGGTGTACTATTTCCTTTAGAGAGAAAATGTTTTTGATCGAGATATTGACTACGTGCATGTTTGGATTGTTTTTCACAAAAAGAAAACGTGCATGTTTAGATTAACAACGAGTTTAAGTTTAACGAAATCATGGCGTGCCATTGTGCCACTATAATTTTGGCAAGAACAATACGTGAGAGCTTCAACAAACTCACTGTCAACAAATTCACAAATCAAATAAATCTATTCAGCATTACATTAAATAACAAAGCAATGgtgttattattataaaaaaaggaaaaaaagaaatgaTGTTTAATATGATATGAATCATATCAAAGAATTGGACCAATTGGCAGATGAATGAATTCATAAATGTGGAAATTGCATTACGTATGGTTCACTTCTTAATAGTTAGTTCATGCAGCCATCTACATCAAAGCTCGATTAAGGCTTAAATATCAAAATGGACTCTGTAAATATagagttttgattttagtccttgtaattttattttttttaattttaatccttgcaaatatataacattttgtttttggtccttGTTTTATTTTAGCCTTTATAAAATTGATTCATATTGAAATTGCTCTTTGTAATatgtaaaatatttgattttagttctTTAAAATAaggactaaaataaataaatattacaatGACTGATTTTAACATGAACATATTTTGCAAGGactaaaacaaaacatcaaTGACCTAAAACAAAACGTTATATATTTGcaaggactaaaatcaaaactcaTATTTGTAGGACCTTTTTCATATATAAGCCACTCATGCTATATATATTTCAGCCTTCTTCGTGCATTGAAGTTCACATACTGGTTAGTTAGAAAGAAAACTATTTGAGATAGAGTTAGTTACTACTAACTAACtatctaactaactaactaactatagtCTATATAtctctaataaaaataaaataagagcaATGAAATTCATAGATTTTCTCTTTGCAGTGAAACCTCTTTTTCCAATATTAATAGCTATTGTTTTAGCTGCTTATTTGGTTATCAAAATTCATGGCAATAGATTAGTtgacaagaaaagaaaatatcacCCTATTGCTGGCACAGTCTTGCATCAACTGTTCCACTTTCACAGGTTGCTAGAGTACATGACTGACCTTACAAATAAGAGAAAAACTTACAGGTTGCTTAGCTTCACTAGAAGTGAAGTGTACACTGCAAACCCTGCTAATATTGAGCATATGCTAGTCACAAACTTCTCAAACTATGGCAAGGTACTATTCAAATTATCAATAGCTATAAGGTATAACCCTACATTTAGCCTCAAAACATCTTAATCTATTGCAGGGTTGGTATCACCACAGTGTCTTGGAAGATCTACTGGGAGATGGTATATTCACAGTGGACGGAGAGCAGTGGCGACATCAGAGAAAATCAGCAAGCTATCAATTCTCAACTAAGTTATTGAGAGAATTCAGCAGCTCAGTGTTCAAATCCAACGCAGTAAAACTTGCAGGGATAGTGTCTGAAGCTGCAATCTCAAACAATACTATTGAACTGCAGGTAACATGTTATCCGGTGAAATACATAATCGATATGATAGCTATTATCCTGCTTATATCTTATCTTATcatgttttatatcctatcctgccactatgcgcaccaaacggaccaaaaggaaaaataaatccTACTGTCCTTTAAGTTGTTTAATCTTAATCTTTCTTATTGGCAGGACCTGTTCATGAAATCAACTCTAGATTCTGTATTCAAGGTTATTCTTGGTGTAGAATTGGACACAATGTGTGGAACCTATAGAGAAGGTACACAATTTTCCACTGCTTTTGATGAAGCAAGTGAAGCTATCATGTTTCGGTATGTTAACTTTCTCTGGAAGGTTCAGCGGTTCTTGAACATTGGATCGGAAGCAGTACTAAAAAAAAGCCTAAGAGTGATCGACGACTACGTATACAAAGTAATCACAAGCAAGATTGAGCAATCTCAAAAGCCACAAGATAACTCTCTTGGGCTGAAAGGAGACATTTTGTCAAGGTTTCTAGAATTGAATGAGACAGATTCAAAGTACCTTAAAGACATTATTTTGAGTTTTATCATTGCAGGGAAAGATACAACAGCAATCACTCTTTCTTGGTTTATTTACCAACTCTGCAAGCATCCTCATGTGCAGGAAAAGATTGCGCAAGAGATTAGGGACGTAACAAAATTAGAAAATGGTTTAACCATTGATGAACTTGCAGCTAAAGTAACTGAAGAAAGCATGAAAAAGATGCAGTATCTGCATGCAGCTTTGACCGAAACTATCAGGCTCCATCCAGCAGTTCCAGTGGTATTactctccgtcccaaattataagtctcTTGCAATTTATGTTACTCGTTTTTCATTAGTTGTTCACTTTAGAAGAGACAGATAAAGATAGAAAGACATGGATAAGTGTTGGTGACGAGTGCTTGATCCTTTAACCAATTTTATGTTATGGTGTTGTATATAGGAAAGTAGGTATTGTTTTTCGGATGACACGCTACCAGATGGATATAGTGTGAGGAAAGGTGATCTTGTTTCATTCCAACCATATGTGATGGGAAGGATGAAATTCTTGTGGGGTGAAGATGCTGAGCAATTCAGGCCAGAGAGATGGCTTGATGAAAATGGAAATTTTAAGAAAGAAAGCTCTTTTAAGTTCACTGCCTTCCAGGTATGGAACATTCTATAACTGTTTAAAGGAATTCCATTCTACAACATTTAAATCCTGTTTGGATAAAATGCGCTTATAGCATAACCCAGGACTAAACATCTAGCGCGTAAAAGGTGACCTCGTAACAGATGAGCCAACAGATCTTAACTAGATTTTAATACCATATTATAATTTGTGTCTAACTTGTCTTAACCCTACAAAagcagcttgtaaggtgaggactacctccacttataaacacatgttCATAGTTTACCTTATCAAACATGAGACTAAATAGAAATgaagttaaattattttcatgtaaagttaaaagttattttaataagttattccaaagagcttatgaaaataagctaaaacaacttatggacacaACATAAGTCGTTTCCATAAATTCTTCCAGACAGTCTTACCAGTGTTTTTAAATAAGTCAACATTAACAAAACTCTTGGTTTTCTAGATTTCTATTGAACTTTACAATCAATTAATATGATCTATCTCCTCACACAGGGGGGTCCAAGAATTTGCCTTGGCAAAGACTTTGCATACAGACAGATGAAGATATATTCTGCAATTCTGTTAGGTAGCCACGGCTTCAAACTAGCAGACCAAAATAAATTGGTGAAATACAGAATCATGCTCACTCTACAAATTGATGGTGGCCTACATGTCTATGCTTTTCAGAGAAATAAATAATGGCCTTTCTATGGAACACATTTGCCACTGTAAAAAATGATTTAGTAGTACTAAATGATTTTCCACCAAGACAATGGCTagtatgattttatattatcaCCCTATCCCGATACTTAGCGGTTAAAAGAGtcctaaaaaatattaaatgcaaaatttaaaatacttattttgttcTTTTCGACATAGAACAATGATCACTATTTGTTACGAcacaagaaagagaagaatgcataaaaattgaagatttgattgatcAATGCCTAACCATACTTAGAAGAGTATTATTTGTGAATATTGCTTGCACAATAAGCATTCTCCTAGAAcactatatatatgtttatgttCTTCATGTGGCAGTAAACTTTGAGTGCCAAAAAGGATCAAAATGTAATCCAATAGAAGAAATAAGAGGAATTCCTCTAGCCTTTATGAATCTAATTCTCACAACACTAGCATTCACAACATCTCCATCAAGTCTATGTAGTCTCTTGTAACCAATTGTTGTCCCTTGGATTATTAATTTACCATCCACATAAATTTCATACTCTTTGATTCTTTGACCAAGTCCAATTGCTTCTTGTATTCTAATCacattaaatttcaaaattccaTCCTTACCCCaaatttcaatccaatggtCCTCCTTTTCCTTCTTATCTTCATGTGGGGCCCAATATGACCACAAATGGTCACTATCAAGCATATTTTGGGGTCCAAACCCTCCTTCTTTTCGGATAGATATTCTCTAACTTTAGAGTGCCAAAGTCACATGACTTTCAACCATTTTTTTACCATTAGATTAATCTAAAAGCACCGGTACATTAGTACCTATTAAATCAGTATTTTTTAGCAACTGGCTTAGAAGATAAAGAATATGAATTGGATAATAAGTCCAAATAGAAAGATAATTCGTAGCCCGATTAGCTTTTTTCCAAACCTAGCCAAACTTAATCTCTACAAAATGCAGATTAGATGGTTTAGAGATATagaaaatttctataaaaatatagATGAACAACTGTCTAAAGAATATAGACAAATGGTTAAACTATTCCAGAAAAACCTCAAATTTATGGCAAGATGAATGGAGATAGTGTAACACTTAGATTACAGAAAATTCTGGAGAACTTTTCTGACCTTCAGAGTAGGGTAGAAAAACAAACATCCTATTTAGAAAGACAATTTAAAGAAGATAAACCCCATGACACATGGAGTTTTAGTAACGAAAGTTTCACCTgctatgaagaagatgaaagtcATAAATACCCTCACCTTTTTCATACAAGAAATCCACAACTCAACAACATAGCATGTATGATAACTTACATGATAAGAAACCTTTGTCAAGAGAAActtgttgaagaaattcaacctgtTAAGCTAGAATGGTATCAAAGGGTAGATATGATTCTAGAAGAACAAAGAAAGAGTCAAGAAAGGATAGAAGACCTTTTAGAACTTTTAGAAAAAAGATATTTAACTCAGGATGAGTTAACTCAAATTCTTAAGAGGGGGGAAGATAGGGGAAAAGCAATAGTTATACCGGAACCAGAAATTCAAACCCAACCTAAAGAAAAAACTTCTGAATCCAAACAATTAAGTATTAGACCACCTTCTACTTACTTTTAATGGAAGATACAGAAGAAACCCTTAATAGGCAACTAGAAAACCTAGAAAGACTTATGGTCTCTTTAGATATAAGTGGAAAAAATCAGGAGATCCCTGATAACAAATCTGAAGATAACAATCAGATCATTTATGATTTTAGCTCAGAAGAAGCTAGTGAAAACGAAAATGAGAATCCTCATTTCGTAAAAATAGAAGAACATGGAGAAACTTCAGGTACCAAAAGACCTGCAGATTTTGAAAAGGaatttaccaaacaaaaattccaaaaagtACCTCATTACTATGAGCCTTcacaaaacccttttcaaggaCAAGGTGTTTTGGACATAGATTGTAGTTTAGACACTGCAAAGGATCTTAGAGATTGGTACAATACAAATAATGTATTAATCCATCTAAATGAAGATCTAAGAAATTTAGGATCAGTTGATATTTTCAATT
This portion of the Trifolium pratense cultivar HEN17-A07 linkage group LG3, ARS_RC_1.1, whole genome shotgun sequence genome encodes:
- the LOC123915442 gene encoding cytochrome P450 704C1-like, translated to MKFIDFLFAVKPLFPILIAIVLAAYLVIKIHGNRLVDKKRKYHPIAGTVLHQLFHFHRLLEYMTDLTNKRKTYRLLSFTRSEVYTANPANIEHMLVTNFSNYGKGWYHHSVLEDLLGDGIFTVDGEQWRHQRKSASYQFSTKLLREFSSSVFKSNAVKLAGIVSEAAISNNTIELQDLFMKSTLDSVFKVILGVELDTMCGTYREGTQFSTAFDEASEAIMFRYVNFLWKVQRFLNIGSEAVLKKSLRVIDDYVYKVITSKIEQSQKPQDNSLGLKGDILSRFLELNETDSKYLKDIILSFIIAGKDTTAITLSWFIYQLCKHPHVQEKIAQEIRDVTKLENGLTIDELAAKVTEESMKKMQYLHAALTETIRLHPAVPVESRYCFSDDTLPDGYSVRKGDLVSFQPYVMGRMKFLWGEDAEQFRPERWLDENGNFKKESSFKFTAFQGGPRICLGKDFAYRQMKIYSAILLGSHGFKLADQNKLVKYRIMLTLQIDGGLHVYAFQRNK